From a single Micromonospora carbonacea genomic region:
- the pflB gene encoding formate C-acetyltransferase, whose amino-acid sequence MTGTEHVRDPWRGFADGAWRTTIDVADFVRRNHEPYTGDAGFLAGPTERTLAVWGRLTDMFGEERRRGVYDVDAATPSTITAHAPGYVDADRELIVGLQTDAPLRRAIMPAGGLRMVETALRAYGYEPDPAVHRIYTRYRRTHNDAVFDAYPADVLAARRSHVITGLPDAYGRGRIIGDYRRVALYGVDRLVAERRALKAALDDRPSTDDVIREREELAEQIRALGELTEMAAAYGYDVSGPATTGREAIQWLYFAYLAATKEQNGAAMSLGRTANFVDAYLRRDLAEGRLDEAGAQELVDDFVIKLRIVRFLRTPEYDQLFSGDPTWVTESLGGIGADGRPLVTRTSFRYLQTLYNLGPAPEPNLTVLWSPRLPEGFKRFCAQVSLDTSAIQYENDELIRPAYDDDTAIACCVSAMRVGKDMQFFGARANLAKALLYAINGGRDELTGDQVAPPAPPVGGETLDYDEVLAAYDRTLDWLAETYVDALNVIHHMHDRYAYERLEMALHDHPVHRFMATGVAGLSVAVDSLAAIRYGKVKVLRDATGLAVDYAVEGEPPTYGNDDDRADEIAVWLVETFAEKLRRQRTYRDAELTMSVLTITSNVVYGKHTGNTPDGRRAGEPFAPGANPMNGRDTHGLVAAALSVAKLPYAAARDGISLTGTVTPDGLGHTRDERIANLAGVLDGYADAGGFHLNVNVLDRATLLDAMAHPERYPQLTVRVSGYAVNFVRLTPEQQRDVVSRTFHGSL is encoded by the coding sequence ATGACCGGCACCGAGCACGTCCGCGACCCGTGGCGGGGCTTCGCCGACGGGGCGTGGCGCACCACGATCGACGTGGCGGACTTCGTGCGCCGCAACCACGAGCCGTACACCGGCGACGCCGGGTTCCTCGCCGGCCCGACCGAGCGGACCCTGGCGGTCTGGGGACGGCTCACCGACATGTTCGGCGAGGAGCGCCGCCGCGGCGTGTACGACGTCGACGCGGCCACCCCGTCCACGATCACCGCCCACGCCCCCGGGTACGTCGACGCCGACCGGGAGCTGATCGTCGGGTTGCAGACCGACGCGCCGCTGCGCCGGGCGATCATGCCGGCCGGCGGGCTGCGGATGGTCGAGACCGCGCTGCGGGCGTACGGCTACGAGCCGGACCCGGCGGTGCACCGGATCTACACCCGCTACCGCAGGACGCACAACGACGCGGTGTTCGACGCGTACCCGGCGGACGTCCTCGCGGCGCGGCGCTCGCACGTCATCACCGGCCTGCCCGACGCGTACGGGCGGGGCCGGATCATCGGCGACTACCGGCGGGTGGCCCTGTACGGGGTGGACCGGCTCGTCGCCGAGCGCCGGGCGCTGAAGGCGGCCCTGGACGACCGGCCGTCGACCGACGACGTGATCCGCGAGCGGGAGGAGCTGGCCGAGCAGATCCGCGCCCTCGGCGAGCTGACCGAGATGGCCGCCGCCTACGGGTACGACGTCTCCGGCCCGGCCACGACCGGCCGTGAGGCGATCCAGTGGCTGTACTTCGCGTACCTGGCCGCCACGAAGGAGCAGAACGGGGCGGCGATGTCGCTCGGGCGGACCGCGAACTTCGTGGACGCCTACCTGCGGCGGGACCTCGCCGAGGGGCGGCTGGACGAGGCCGGCGCGCAGGAGCTGGTCGACGACTTCGTGATCAAGCTGCGGATCGTGCGGTTCCTGCGCACCCCCGAGTACGACCAGCTCTTCTCCGGCGACCCGACGTGGGTCACCGAGTCCCTCGGCGGGATCGGCGCCGACGGCCGGCCGCTGGTGACCCGCACCAGCTTCCGCTACCTGCAGACCCTCTACAACCTCGGGCCGGCGCCGGAGCCGAACCTGACCGTGCTGTGGTCGCCCCGGCTCCCCGAGGGGTTCAAGCGGTTCTGCGCCCAGGTGTCGCTGGACACCAGCGCCATCCAGTACGAGAACGACGAGCTGATCCGGCCCGCGTACGACGACGACACCGCGATCGCCTGCTGCGTGTCGGCGATGCGGGTCGGCAAGGACATGCAGTTCTTCGGGGCGCGGGCGAACCTGGCCAAGGCGCTGCTGTACGCCATCAACGGCGGCCGGGACGAGCTGACCGGCGACCAGGTCGCCCCGCCCGCCCCGCCGGTCGGCGGCGAGACGCTCGACTACGACGAGGTGCTCGCCGCGTACGACCGGACGCTGGACTGGCTGGCCGAGACGTACGTGGACGCGCTCAACGTCATCCACCACATGCACGACCGGTACGCCTACGAACGGCTGGAGATGGCGCTGCACGACCACCCGGTGCACCGGTTCATGGCCACCGGCGTCGCCGGGCTGTCGGTGGCGGTGGACAGCCTCGCCGCCATCCGGTACGGAAAGGTGAAGGTGCTGCGCGACGCCACCGGCCTGGCCGTCGACTACGCCGTGGAGGGCGAGCCGCCCACCTACGGCAACGACGACGACCGGGCCGACGAGATCGCGGTGTGGCTGGTCGAGACGTTCGCGGAGAAGCTGCGCCGGCAGCGCACCTACCGCGACGCGGAGCTGACCATGTCGGTGCTCACCATCACCTCGAACGTGGTGTACGGCAAGCACACCGGCAACACCCCCGACGGGCGGCGGGCCGGCGAGCCGTTCGCCCCGGGCGCGAACCCGATGAACGGGCGGGACACCCACGGCCTCGTCGCGGCGGCGCTGTCGGTGGCGAAGCTGCCGTACGCCGCGGCGCGCGACGGGATCTCGCTGACCGGCACGGTCACCCCCGACGGGCTGGGGCACACCCGCGACGAGCGGATCGCCAACCTGGCCGGGGTGCTCGACGGGTACGCCGACGCGGGCGGGTTCCACCTCAACGTCAACGTGCTGGACCGGGCCACCCTGCTCGACGCGATGGCCCACCCGGAGCGCTACCCGCAGCTCACCGTCCGGGTCTCCGGGTACGCGGTGAACTTCGTCCGGCTCACGCCGGAGCAGCAGCGCGACGTGGTGTCCCGCACCTTCCACGGTTCGCTGTGA
- a CDS encoding alcohol dehydrogenase catalytic domain-containing protein: MRASVVTAFDRPLEMFDLPVPEPGPGEILVRIEASGLCHTDIHAARGDWPVKPNPPFVPGHEGVGIVERIGAGVTEHAVGDRVALPWLGWACGTCGYCVTGWETLCEAQRNTGYTLDGAHAEYAVASARYAVAVPAGVDPAEAAPLTCAGVTTYKAVKVAGVRPGDRVAVFGIGGLGHLAQQYAQLFGGETVAVDVTAEKLALAASLGATHTVDATDVDPVEAITALGGVDVAIVLAADPRVVEQAHRCLRRGGRLVLVSLPKDNEITLPVFETVLKGITVVGSIVGTRADLAEVFRLHAAGRTHVAYEVRKLDEINEAIEDVLAGRVAARLVLRP, translated from the coding sequence ATGCGTGCGAGTGTCGTCACCGCGTTCGACCGTCCCTTGGAGATGTTCGACCTGCCCGTGCCGGAGCCGGGCCCGGGCGAGATCCTCGTCCGGATCGAGGCCAGCGGCCTGTGCCACACCGACATCCACGCCGCGCGCGGCGACTGGCCGGTCAAGCCGAACCCGCCGTTCGTCCCCGGGCACGAGGGCGTCGGCATCGTCGAGCGGATCGGCGCGGGGGTGACCGAGCACGCCGTCGGCGACCGGGTGGCCCTGCCCTGGCTCGGCTGGGCGTGCGGGACCTGCGGGTACTGCGTCACCGGGTGGGAGACGCTGTGCGAGGCGCAGCGCAACACCGGGTACACCCTCGACGGCGCGCACGCCGAGTACGCGGTCGCGTCCGCCCGCTACGCCGTCGCCGTCCCCGCCGGGGTGGACCCGGCCGAGGCCGCCCCGCTGACCTGCGCGGGCGTCACCACGTACAAGGCGGTGAAGGTCGCCGGGGTGCGGCCCGGCGACCGGGTGGCGGTCTTCGGCATCGGCGGCCTGGGCCACCTCGCCCAGCAGTACGCGCAGCTGTTCGGCGGCGAGACGGTCGCCGTCGACGTCACCGCCGAGAAGCTGGCCCTCGCCGCCTCGCTCGGCGCGACGCACACCGTCGACGCCACCGACGTCGACCCGGTCGAGGCGATCACCGCGCTCGGCGGGGTGGACGTGGCGATCGTGCTGGCCGCCGACCCGCGCGTCGTCGAGCAGGCGCACCGCTGCCTGCGCCGCGGCGGCCGGCTGGTGCTGGTGTCGCTGCCGAAGGACAACGAGATCACCCTGCCGGTCTTCGAGACCGTGCTCAAGGGCATCACCGTCGTCGGCTCGATCGTGGGCACCCGCGCCGACCTGGCCGAGGTGTTCCGGCTGCACGCCGCCGGCCGCACCCACGTCGCGTACGAGGTGCGCAAGCTCGACGAGATCAACGAGGCGATCGAGGACGTGCTGGCCGGCCGGGTCGCCGCCCGCCTCGTGCTGCGGCCGTGA
- a CDS encoding GNAT family N-acetyltransferase yields the protein MGPPPGRRSRPVGARRYPARVTAEDLRPPAATGEAVRLRPVRDDDLPHFFAFEQDAQANWVAAFGPVDPADRAAFETHWRRIRADPAIVTRTVTVDDAVVGHVAAFPVDDQTEVSYWIDRARWGRGHATGALAALLAELPRRPVRARAAKDNAASLAVLRKCGFVVVGEDSGYANGRRAVVEEWVLELAA from the coding sequence ATGGGACCACCGCCGGGCCGGAGGTCCCGGCCTGTCGGAGCCCGCCGGTACCCTGCCCGGGTGACCGCCGAGGATCTCCGCCCGCCCGCCGCGACCGGCGAGGCCGTGCGCCTGCGCCCGGTGCGCGACGACGACCTGCCCCACTTCTTCGCCTTCGAGCAGGACGCGCAGGCCAACTGGGTGGCGGCGTTCGGCCCCGTCGACCCGGCCGACCGGGCGGCGTTCGAGACGCACTGGCGGCGCATCCGCGCCGACCCGGCGATCGTCACCCGCACCGTCACCGTCGACGACGCGGTCGTCGGCCACGTGGCCGCCTTCCCCGTCGACGACCAGACCGAGGTCAGCTACTGGATCGACCGGGCCCGCTGGGGCCGCGGCCACGCCACCGGGGCCCTCGCCGCCCTGCTGGCCGAGCTGCCGCGCCGCCCGGTGCGCGCCCGCGCCGCCAAGGACAACGCCGCGTCCCTCGCCGTGCTGCGCAAGTGCGGCTTCGTCGTGGTCGGCGAGGACTCGGGGTACGCCAACGGCCGCCGCGCCGTCGTCGAGGAGTGGGTCCTCGAGCTGGCCGCCTGA
- a CDS encoding hemolysin family protein: MQSYWSQLALVGVLVVLNAIFAGSEMALVSLRDSQVQRLERSGRAGRVLARLARDPNRFLATIQIGITLAGFLASAAAAVSLAKPLVPLLGVFGSAAETVAIVAVTLALTFVTLVFGELAPKRIAMQAAERWALLVARPLDLLASFTRPAVWALGATSDLVVRLVGLDPRHEPDEIGPDELRDIVAGNHGFTKEQRTIIAGAVEIADRRLRAVLVPRLQVFTLDSGTTAEAARLVLAATGHSRAPVVRHGGLDDAVGVIHLRDLVGVPDDRPVDECARPLMLLPDSLPVVDALRQFKAERQHIALVVDERGAVDGIVTLEDILEEIVGEIYDETDRDVRAVRTEDDGAMLLPGTFPVHDLVDVGVELPGRPAGDYTTVAGLVLTLLGHIPTVPGEDVTIDGWALEVADIDQRAITSVRLRRVAAPTEPDADAEPDAEPALDPARS; this comes from the coding sequence GTGCAGAGCTACTGGAGCCAACTGGCCCTGGTCGGAGTCCTGGTCGTCCTCAACGCGATCTTCGCCGGCAGCGAGATGGCGCTGGTCTCGCTGCGCGACAGCCAGGTCCAACGGTTGGAGCGCAGCGGCCGGGCCGGCCGGGTGCTGGCCCGCCTCGCCCGGGACCCGAACCGCTTCCTCGCCACCATCCAGATCGGCATCACCCTCGCCGGTTTCCTCGCCTCGGCCGCCGCGGCCGTCTCCCTGGCCAAACCCCTCGTGCCGCTGCTCGGCGTGTTCGGCTCCGCCGCCGAGACGGTCGCCATCGTCGCGGTCACCCTGGCGCTGACGTTCGTCACCCTCGTCTTCGGCGAGTTGGCCCCGAAGCGGATCGCCATGCAGGCCGCCGAGCGCTGGGCGCTGCTGGTGGCCCGCCCGCTGGACCTGCTCGCCAGCTTCACCCGCCCCGCCGTCTGGGCGCTCGGCGCGACCAGCGACCTGGTGGTCCGCCTCGTCGGGCTCGACCCCAGACACGAGCCGGACGAGATCGGCCCCGACGAGCTACGCGACATCGTCGCCGGCAACCACGGCTTCACCAAGGAACAGCGGACCATCATCGCCGGGGCGGTCGAGATCGCCGACCGGCGGCTGCGCGCGGTGCTCGTACCCCGGTTGCAGGTCTTCACGCTCGACAGCGGCACCACCGCGGAGGCCGCGCGGCTGGTCCTGGCCGCGACCGGGCACTCCCGGGCGCCGGTGGTGCGCCACGGCGGCCTCGACGACGCGGTCGGCGTGATCCACCTGCGCGACCTGGTCGGGGTGCCCGACGACCGGCCCGTCGACGAGTGCGCCCGCCCGCTCATGCTGTTGCCCGACTCGCTGCCCGTGGTCGACGCGTTGCGCCAGTTCAAGGCGGAACGTCAGCACATCGCCCTCGTCGTCGACGAGCGCGGCGCCGTCGACGGCATCGTCACGCTGGAGGACATCCTCGAGGAGATCGTCGGCGAGATCTACGACGAGACGGACCGGGACGTGCGCGCCGTGCGCACCGAGGACGACGGCGCGATGCTGCTGCCCGGCACCTTCCCCGTGCACGACCTCGTCGACGTCGGCGTGGAGCTGCCCGGCCGCCCCGCCGGCGACTACACGACCGTCGCCGGCCTGGTCCTGACCCTGCTGGGACACATCCCCACCGTGCCGGGGGAGGACGTCACCATCGACGGCTGGGCACTGGAGGTCGCCGACATCGACCAGCGGGCCATCACGTCCGTACGGCTGCGCCGCGTCGCCGCCCCGACCGAGCCCGACGCCGACGCGGAGCCCGACGCCGAGCCAGCCCTCGACCCGGCCCGGAGCTGA
- a CDS encoding PRC-barrel domain containing protein, whose protein sequence is MRAGELLGRTAYDLHGRRLGRVVDVVVRGVVPDGRLRLTDLVVAGRWYARVSGRLIGAERHPSGPWLVRLVARALRGSSRQVPADAVRLVPPVPGFPFGAAHPRRPPGPQDRPQQPQDRPPGPQDQPPQQQHRPPPEDPPGRPAGPAGPG, encoded by the coding sequence GTGCGAGCGGGTGAGCTGCTCGGCCGCACCGCGTACGACCTGCACGGCCGGCGGCTGGGCCGGGTGGTGGACGTGGTGGTGCGCGGGGTGGTTCCCGACGGGCGGCTGCGGCTGACCGACCTGGTCGTCGCCGGGCGCTGGTACGCCCGGGTCAGCGGGCGGCTGATCGGCGCGGAGCGGCACCCGTCGGGGCCGTGGCTGGTCCGCCTGGTCGCGCGGGCGCTGCGCGGCAGCAGCCGCCAGGTGCCGGCCGACGCGGTCCGGTTGGTGCCGCCGGTGCCCGGCTTCCCGTTCGGCGCGGCGCACCCGCGCCGGCCGCCGGGACCCCAGGACCGGCCGCAGCAGCCGCAGGACCGGCCACCGGGACCGCAGGACCAGCCGCCGCAGCAGCAGCACCGGCCGCCGCCGGAGGATCCGCCCGGGCGGCCGGCGGGACCGGCGGGGCCCGGCTGA